A segment of the Lycium ferocissimum isolate CSIRO_LF1 chromosome 5, AGI_CSIRO_Lferr_CH_V1, whole genome shotgun sequence genome:
CATAGCCCAAAGCATAGATAGCTCAGTAAAAACTTTTTCCAATAGTGGCACGTAACTCGCGGATGGAAGAGCTGCCCGGTAGATAAATCATCAAAGCGAATCTCTATAAGAGAAGCCAACGAGCTGCAACTTTATTGCACAAGAGAGTCCCATtaacatttttgttattttatccaCTTTCCTTGGGCTTAGGAATTTTCTTATATTCATAATCATTAATATCAACCTTCTCTTGCAAAGCCTGCAGAGGATAATAGGCATCAAAGTAAGCTTTTGAAAGGAATTCAACACACACATGGACACAAGTGAGACTACTTGTACCTTTAGTTCTTCCTCcaagttaatttttttggggttatATGCATTGACAGGTCCAACCCTGGAAAGAGCTTTTCTTGTTTCGATGATTTCCCACTCCTGATCATCCTTCACTTTAGCAATATCCTTGCTGAACAAAATTTTGCACCACTTATCTTAAGCCAAGGGGAAATACAATAGGATAATGTCTTAAAACCCCGCACAAGTTATGGCAGGAGAAAACTGTCCAAGTAAAATGGGGAGATCACCAAAACGTCAGAATTTTGGCTATCTGGAAGCTACACTGCTTCGGAGTGGGCATGCACCACATAAATACACCCAGCTAGGGGTAAGAGATGGCACATTTTAATGCCAATCCCTCATATTGACGGACGACTGGGGCTGACTGAAATAGCCCATAAAGATTATGGTTTTCACTTCAGCTATCAAAATTTAACTCTAGCAGGATGCCGATAGTAGCACTAACGAATATAGTATGTGGTTGTTGTTACCAATACACATTAAGTATCATTATCACCATAATGATCCAGAAGACAAGAGGATATACATGGCATTTAGATATCAACAAGGTAAGTGAAAATTTCTCCTGAATTACTGTCACTTTTCTTGAGCTATCAATATTTTAGCCTTTAATTGCCTTTTGAATCACACTTCATTTTGCATTTATCACTTTTTAtaggttttttttatttggagAAAAGTAACAATGTTATAAATATCAACAGCACAAAGGCAGTAAATCaaagcaaaaaaattaattacgcATGCCATTACACTCATCAGGCATCCATGCTGAACTTTTTTCTTTGGTAAAAATATCTCTTTACACAGGCTAGAATCTTTTCGACAGTAAGCCCTTAGCGTTATTACAATCCCATAACTCCAAGGACTTGACTGCTATGAGCCTGAGGTATCCAAGACCCATATCAATTAACATGTGAATCTTCCCTCGCTGACTTCCTCAACATATGGACTTAGATGTCTAAGAACTTACTATTagctatttaaaaaataataaatactccGCATTATCTCTACGTAATAGATGTCTAAGAACTAACTATTAGCAACTATGAAAACtaaatcaaaaccaaacaaagaaaattaaatcAGAACCAAACCAAGAAAATTAAGACCGAGTCCGAGCTCACAATTGCAGATAGTCATATAAGGACTAGTTGTAATacttttaaaacatgaaatatgacCGTATAATAGAGCCTCTGATTTAGCAGAAAGGCTGACAAAGTAAACAAGGACAATTACATAAAACTGACAAACCCCTAAACAATATGTTTTCTGAGCTAAGCTCAAACACTTGCAGGGACTGTTAGTTATGATTCTTAAATAACCTATGGGAAGGTGAACATTTATTAGTTGTGGGATTTTCATAACTGTGCCAGCAAAAAGGCCgaaaatgcaaaaaataagaagaattgTGTCATTTTGTAAACGTTAAACAAACATCAACTGAGTAATTTGACATTAAGTATAACTAACCTGCCTTGCAGAAGTTGGCTAAGACCAATAGATCCAAGCACAGTTAGTGAGATCATAGGAAGTCCATATCTCATAAATGGTGATCTTCTGCCCAATCTTTTGTATGACGAAGGTGGGTTTTGAACGTTGGCAGCAGAGGAGGCTACTCGTTCATTAACTTTATTAGGCTGACTCATCGTAGGCTGGGTAGTTGTCATGGTCAATATCAGTAGGTCACCTGCTTCACAATCTCAAACTAGTCAAAAAGTGGGGTGGCGATAATCAGCATTCAGCAGTATCAAATACAAGGAACTTGGAATTAAGAAAAGGCTTCGGATTTCAAGGGACTCCAAACAAACAGTCAAACTCCCATGACTGCAATACTCTGACCCAAATGGCTAACATAATAGACCCCTGCGTTCAAACCAGCCCAAAATACAGGAAAGCTCGTATGACACACATACAGTCAACTACACCAAATGATAATGAGTTCTACTGGTTCTAAATCTAGCATGGTACAGATTATTCTTAGGGCGTATTCAGGTCTCACAGATGACAGAACGCAGACCAAGACGAGCATGTCATAATAGGATTAGCTACATATATGGAGTATAACTATTAAGCTAGGATGCAGCTAAATTATTGAAGAGTCCTTATTAAGCCTAGATTCAAGCCATGTTGTTCTTATTAGTATTGCATTTAATCCTAAAGCAAGATattcccccccaaaaaattaaagtacAAGTAGATTAGGATGGACTAAGACATGAGTTTCTAGTCCTTTCGACATCGCATAGATTCAAAGTCACAGTATATCAATAACGAAGATAGATATGGGCCTAGTCATGTGTTAGCAGGAACatggagacaaaaaaaaaaattatcttaagaGGTCCTAGATATGAGTTCTGGATCACGAACAATGACAAAGAAGAAGCATATTTTGACATATTGGAGGCAAGGGGCTGACCTGGCCGCTTTTTTCACAGCATTCGAGCAGCACAAACACTTCGATATAACAAGGAAATTAATGTAGCACTACACACGGAAGAATAAAATGTCGAGGGATAAAGGACTGACCTGACTCCGTAATATAGAAAGAACATTTGCAACGAATAAAATGTGAAGAACAAGAAAACTAACACGTGACAAAGCAGTCAAAAAGAAAACCCGGACACCAAGCTAATAAGCCACGAATAGAATGTTTCAATACACAAATAAATACCAACCAGCCAAAATTATAATCGAAATAAATCAAAATCAACCTCTTCTTCCCAATAAGcttaacatatacatatatttatagcGAGATTATGATAGAAGAAGTAGACAAAGATTACGCTAGGATTTCATTGGGAATTCACACAGAGTCGACTTtgatgttttttaaaaaaatcagatcttttcccaaaaaaaaaaaaaaagggggatgaATTTGTATTTGACATAAAATAGGGGAGTATTACCTATACATGAGCTTGATTTGTTCCAGCAATTTCGTTTTAaaggcaatatatatatatgtaaagagAGGGTTTTGATTTTGCTATGAATTTTGGGAGCTAAAGTAAGAAATGGGGTGAAAAATTAAGGGAATAAAGTAAAATGACAAAATCAAAGTGCATATTAATGAAAGAATTTGAAGAGTCGGCGAGGTTGACGTATTATTTGGGCTTTGTGTTGAGGGCTTGACGGATTAATAACAAAGTGCTCCATTGGGCCTCTATTCATCTTATGTACGTAACACATTGTAAGACTGGGCTTTTGGTCGCTTCACATGAAAGCCCAAATAGAGTGAGCCCATTCCACCAAAAACTGAGCCACCATATAGGACTTCTTCATAGCATACATATTTGTGAACACGATTATCTACCTTGATCTTTACTTTGATTATCATTATTTGGGGACTGGGACCTAGCTACTGTCCAGCAATTAAATGAGACGGTCCACCTGGATGATTCTGATTAATAATCAGATAAGCATGCTACCTATACTCTGACGAAAATTTGGAATTAAGAAATACTACCACAAATGGCCCAGAGAAAACTTGCAAAATCAGCAATCCTTTTAGGAAAGTAGTGGATTTTGTAATTGCATGGGATTTGGAATGGCCCCTTTCAAATAGCTACTTCTGTAATGGTGGGGAATGGATTGATGCTGGCTTTTCTGGTTTATAATGCAGCAGTTTATCTTTATTTGGGTGCAGAATACATCTATGAATTTTTAAACTAGTCAGTAAATTTCAGTTAGACACGTAaattacgatttttttttttccgattgaGCATCTAAATATATGATGAAATTTTCTTATTAGATACTTCCAACTCAAATTTTAGAAAAAGTATTTGTGTGTGTTGTCAAACACTAATTACGTAGATAAGTCatccacttaaaatatgtcactCCATTTAATTATACGCATTAACATCAAAATGTCGTAAAATCTCATGCATGTTCCAGTTGATGTATACATAATCAAATAATGTGGAAACTTTTATGTGATAACTTATCGACGTAAGGGACGCTTGTGAATACGCGCAAAAACTCTTTCAAAATATGAACCGGAGGTGTCTAATCGGTATACTTTACTATGTGATCAATTGTTTATTTGATGCATAACATAATTCgagtctaaatgaaatttactgaCAAATTTAAGGGGTCGTCGacctctcccttttttttttttttttttggagttctCACTGGAATCATATACTATATAGCATAGCATTCCATATTTGAAGGGCCAATATGTCGATAAGACAAAACAGAAAAACATTCTCCTGTTTCTTTCGtctaccttttctttcttttctctgtaatctttttaataaaagaattTAGGCGTGCAATATTTATGCGCTTTCGGCAATCGGCAATCTGCATAGACTCTAAAAATCcatttctttttggtttttaattCAGAGGTCAACCCCAAAAGGGTGATGTATTTATGATACAATCATGCCTTCATCTTTTTGGTACGTTGATGCATATATTACATCCATGATATTGTAAATTAATAAGATCTCAATTAAAGTTGCTAGACTAAATCATGAAGCTTTCTTCCTAGTTCCAACTGTTTTTTCCCATGACCTTTTCACAatatttactcttttttttttttgggaatcaaattatggatcatcctaatatatataagtatgttgAGTAATTTTAACGATTTGAGAATATTAAATATCTCGTTTGTTGAGTGTGTGAATAAAGTCTCACAATGATagctaaaaagaaaaggaaactaTATATAAAGTGCAACGATACTTTTAATAGTGTGAAACCTTTGAAGAAACCACGCAGATTGTCCCAAATTGACAATATCACACCATTTTAGTATCTATGGACTGTTTTTGCCTAACATCTTACTAAAATGCGTTTGAGATTTTAAGGTCGTTGGGACATTACTagtttacattttttaaaaatcaaattatgaATTATCCAAATATATGTAAGTATGTTCAGTAATTTTACTATTTGAGAGAATTAAGTACCCCGTttacagtggcggagccacactatgccgagggtgttcatcctgtcacgacccaaccccgtaggccgtgactaatgtccgagttggacactcgtacgcactTAATATTGAGAATTTACCCACTACcacgcataatcatacataatcacatatggCTTCAGATTGTCGCAAAATAGCAAACATATATCGTAACGTACAGAATCTCATAGTATACACAaaggcaagccaactaggctgccgcggcgggtggaccgcccgaaacacataacacacacacatagtcGTACGTACGTAACCGTACCTacgtacatgtccacgtaccctctaaacagagtaacaaaatcatatgacgggacagggccccgtcgtacccctgaataaatatgtacatatgcatcaaaaaaagtatatataccaaatgtaggctccggacgaaggagcgctCTCAAAACGCAGCAGTAGATGCCACTGGCGGATGGATCCTCAAATCGCGCGTtggtactgcggcatgaaacgacccGAAGAAGCGGGGTCGACgaataggtaccgagtatgtaaagcaggaatacAGAATCATGATGGCAAAATACAAAAgtagatatgatatgcaaaatattaaaacacttgtttaaaaatatagttcatgcaaaggctcttagaacggtggtcgcccgcctgtcgttggcgccacgccacagcatcacaccagaagaatttcatatctccgtaacccgacaaatccccgtaacacatcatagccatccataacgccataacacaacatcacaccaaacgAACCCGGCCTCGGGGAGAGGagtcggtgaaccgtaacacgacaTCACACCTaatgtatatcataatgcgcacgaagcatatccggcccgggatccggtgaacgaagtagtgaccataagcacgagcagagtcgtgagtaaccaaatgcataaaatcatattcataattcattaaACCAATAAGAAATCCATTTGCGGAAGTCGAAGAGAAAATAGCactaaattttctcaaaaaccattaaggacgagcataaaagccgcgggccccacgaacgggtgccggcccccatccgagcccgactacggtagttaggggagagttatgccttatgagcttacctattatgttttggggcgttccgagctcgtatgcaaaagttacggacgtttgaagttcgggacccttttgtaaAGGAAAACTCTtcataaaacctttgaaattcaatcttttgaaaacatggaAGTTTTATCTTGGTCCCGTTAAGGAGTAGATCTTAAGGGACGAACcaagtacatacctaagctcggattctaagagtggaatttccCAAgagctcgggtcatagcctaacatcactaagacatgccaagagaaagcgatgccttacataccttattcgctcgcAAGTTGAGTCAACCTTCAAGCTTcgggtacgccaagatctacataaggccaagcatattaacattagccataagtcTTTATGAACTCAATTCCagacgaacattaaattctaccgaaatttcggcagcacttctcTTGTAattacaccaaccccgagatttatactcggccaaatccaacaacaaccaagccaacaaccaaactacaatatcaatttacaatatatattccaacacatttcaattatgttcaattcgaCTTCATGTATCCAAACTATCATCAATGCttacatatacaaataataatccgaggccattcaaatacgtcGTAAGAACATCCCAAGGGGTCCATATAATgtccaaacaactcaaacaacaagtcaacttacccgaaatccatcaactacattgggacatcaacaacatattttcttccttcacaattcacaaattacaccaacaaaccatgcttaaacaaccttattcttaaaagttcaagaaactacattacgtcatattaatccttaaaatcagcccatacaatttttgcttcaacttgggatcattaa
Coding sequences within it:
- the LOC132058299 gene encoding cytochrome c oxidase assembly protein COX16, mitochondrial, with translation MTTTQPTMSQPNKVNERVASSAANVQNPPSSYKRLGRRSPFMRYGLPMISLTVLGSIGLSQLLQGSKDIAKVKDDQEWEIIETRKALSRVGPVNAYNPKKINLEEELKALQEKVDINDYEYKKIPKPKESG